One genomic window of Haliotis asinina isolate JCU_RB_2024 chromosome 4, JCU_Hal_asi_v2, whole genome shotgun sequence includes the following:
- the LOC137281561 gene encoding protein PML-like, protein MDAFSKCSVCLQRFTLKGPAPYLLPCLHAVCEACVTSVAGCVISCSTCQSEVKLTDTTLQKDAVRQKEIFHLTVKHRRTDLLCTNDDGNQAVCWCQECEEFLCEYCQNLHNRFNATRRHVVETFTDTTLGSMYVESVCKLHNRYPLEYFDKSCNSLICAKCRLGGHADHDVGDLNEAADAAKGRIVEHGKNVSAYRISHQTYLKSISKAINDTKKTSSDLKEAIHHTFHSLRTKLDQREKELIIELENQTKQELLSLHTKQVTSEGESERCKWTSDYIKTVLRYASNSDYLTLESSIQDTTKTHLASLPPHRLRTHVATFNTRGLDKLKSEISEFGCISAYGSDQTDNGTQTDGSHLTDADSKHEHLEFLEVPNDPTAMPRFDAGCESCRRKTGTMTPVTLRCPQIQLDAARANTDWCHVTTDGELVNSPPTTQHRHSGRLRKYRGTCASTSIPLPPPSSPGPHTPQYWETHSRVGVVDGGLGWLVLEVGVVEESQLDSERYVCLQPRSWCVSVWSCDTHRGSLCTIVCQQGEKGMCYNNTMSNTPGTQATLHYGVVLDVGRGRLAFIDLDREVVLAKVDVEWRESLLPVFGAGRRDLYTVNMKVISGVDIPMTDTKKSLISDALN, encoded by the exons atggaCGCCTTCTCCAAATGTTCTGTCTGTCTGCAGAGGTTTACCCTGAAAGGACCCGCCCCATACCTACTGCCCTGTCTTCACGCCGTGTGTGAGGCATGTGTGACATCTGTAGCTGGTTGTGTGATATCATGCTCTACATGTCAGAGCGAGGTCAAACTCACAGACACAACACTCCAGAAGGATGCAGTGAGACAGAAGGAAATATTCCATCTGACAGTTAAACATCGTCGCACCGACCTCCTCTGTACAAACGATGACGGCAACCAGGCTGTGTGCTGGTGTCAGGAGTGTGAAGAGTTCCTCTGTGAATACTGTCAGAACTTGCACAATCGTTTTAATGCTACCAGACGACATGTTGTGGAAACATTTACGGATACAACACTGGGAAGTATGTATGTTGAGTCAGTTTGTAAACTACACAATCGTTATCCTctggaatattttgataaaagcTGCAACAGTTTAATCTGTGCCAAATGCAGACTTGGCGGGCATGCCGACCATGATGTTGGGGATTTAAATGAGGCTGCTGATGCTGCTAAAGGACGGATAGTAGAACATGGGAAGAACGTGTCTGCATATCGTATTTCCCACCAAACATATCTGAAGAGCATCAGTAAAGCcataaatgacacaaagaagACAAGCAGTGATCTGAAGGAGGCCATCCACCACACTTTCCATTCCTTACGGACAAAACTCGACCAAagagagaaggagctgatcaTCGAGCTTGAGAACCAGACGAAGCAGGAACTGTTAAGTCTGCACACCAAGCAAGTTACCTCTGAAGGTGAAAGTGAACGATGCAAGTGGACCTCAGACTACATCAAGACAGTACTCAGATATGCTTCAAACTCAGACTATCTAACACTGGAGAGTTCAATACAAGACACAACGAAGACGCACCTTGCATCACTACCTCCACACAGGCTCAGGACACATGTAGCCACTTTCAACACGAGAGGGCTGGATAAACTGAAATCCGAAATTTCGGAATTCGGGTGTATCAGTGCATATGGCTCAGATCAAACAG ACAATGGAACACAGACAGACGGCAGTCATCTAACAGATGCTGACAGCAAACACGAGCAT CTGGAGTTCTTGGAGGTTCCTAACGATCCAACAGCAATGCCACGTTTTG ATGCTGGGTGTGAAAGCTGTAGACGTAAAACAGGGACGATGACGCCGGTGACTCTGCGGT gtcCTCAAATACAACTGGACGCTGCTCGAGCCAACACAGACTGGTGCCACGTAACTACAGACGGTGAGCTGGTCAACTCGCCGCCcaccacacaacacagacacagcggCAGGTTACGGAAATATCGGGGTACATGTGCCTCCACCTCCATCCCCCTTCCTCCACCATCCTCCCCTGGCCCACACACCCCACAATACTGGGAGACACACTCtagggtgggtgtggtggaTGGAGGGTTGGGGTGGCTTGTCCtggaggtgggtgtggtggaggaGAGTCAGCTGGACAGTGAGAGGTATGTTTGTCTACAGCCCCGCTCctggtgtgtcagtgtatgGAGCTGTGACACACACCGGGGGAGTCTCTGTACCATCGTGTGTCAGCAGGGGGAGAAGGGGATGTGTTACAATAACACAATGTCTAACACACCCGGCACACAGGCCACCCTCCACTATGGCGTTGTGTTGgatgtggggagggggagactcGCCTTCATCGACCTGGACAGAGAGGTTGTTTTAGCCAAGGTGGATGTTGAGTGGAGGGAGTCTCTTCTTCCCGTGTTTGGTGCTGGTCGGCGAGATctctacacagtcaacatgaaggtgataaGTGGGGTAGACATCCccatgactgacaccaagaaGTCACTTATCTCTGACGCCTTGAATTAG